One Janthinobacterium sp. J1-1 genomic region harbors:
- a CDS encoding ATP-binding protein, whose product MKLAAVILENFRGYCQPTRIEIDEGLTAFIGKNDAGKSTILEALEIFFNDGKPEQGDACVHGSAADIRIGCAFTELPAALVLDSAASTSLAAEHLLNEAGEFEIIKVWDSSAKTPKEAVFAAALHPTHADAADILSLKNSDLKARVKKLGISDTTVNLSVNGSMRQAIRDICSPLALERKLVPLDKEEAKKVWEQIKPQLPMYALFRSDRASQDGDEEVQNPLGFAIAQALKEMEADLKKIENAVRARAEDVANRTLAKLNEMDSRLASELKPFFKADPKLNNAFKFGLVGDNGIPINKRGSGVRRLILLNFFRAEAERRRTEKGALSVIYAIEEPETSQHPDNQRLLVRALKELAIDENTQVLVTSHTPGLAGLLPSDSLRCVRRQEDGTASVSECDDSELAAIANELGVLPDQRVKALVFVEGSNDVEFLERVSAMLRAGRHCSFFRKKRPNQLIYLVNSTL is encoded by the coding sequence ATGAAACTTGCAGCTGTGATTCTTGAGAACTTCCGTGGCTACTGCCAGCCAACAAGGATCGAGATCGACGAGGGCCTGACCGCGTTTATCGGGAAGAACGACGCCGGCAAATCGACTATCCTGGAAGCCCTCGAGATATTCTTCAACGACGGGAAGCCCGAACAGGGCGACGCCTGCGTGCATGGCAGTGCGGCGGACATCCGAATCGGCTGCGCGTTTACGGAGCTTCCCGCTGCCCTGGTCCTCGATTCGGCCGCCAGCACCTCACTCGCTGCCGAACATCTGCTGAACGAGGCTGGCGAGTTCGAGATCATCAAGGTATGGGACTCCTCGGCGAAGACGCCGAAAGAGGCCGTCTTCGCGGCGGCGCTACATCCGACCCACGCGGACGCGGCCGACATCCTTTCGCTCAAGAATTCTGACCTCAAAGCTCGCGTCAAGAAGCTGGGCATTAGCGATACCACCGTAAACCTCTCGGTCAACGGGAGTATGCGGCAGGCAATACGCGATATCTGCAGCCCGCTGGCCCTCGAGCGCAAGCTCGTCCCACTCGACAAGGAAGAGGCCAAGAAGGTATGGGAGCAAATCAAGCCGCAGTTGCCGATGTACGCCCTCTTCCGTTCCGACCGGGCGAGCCAGGACGGGGACGAAGAAGTCCAAAACCCCCTTGGCTTCGCCATTGCGCAGGCCCTGAAGGAGATGGAGGCCGACCTCAAGAAGATCGAGAACGCTGTACGCGCAAGGGCCGAGGACGTGGCAAACCGGACGCTCGCGAAGCTCAACGAGATGGACAGCCGACTTGCGAGCGAGCTCAAGCCGTTCTTCAAGGCCGACCCGAAGTTGAATAATGCCTTCAAATTCGGCCTCGTCGGCGACAACGGCATCCCGATAAACAAGCGCGGAAGCGGCGTGCGCCGCCTCATCCTGCTCAACTTCTTCCGGGCCGAAGCGGAGCGGCGGCGGACTGAGAAAGGGGCGCTGAGTGTCATATACGCCATCGAGGAGCCAGAGACCTCACAGCATCCCGATAACCAGCGACTACTCGTCCGGGCGCTCAAAGAACTCGCCATCGACGAGAATACGCAGGTCTTGGTAACGTCACACACGCCCGGCCTCGCCGGCCTCCTTCCCAGCGACAGCCTCCGGTGCGTACGCAGGCAAGAGGACGGGACGGCATCCGTTTCCGAGTGCGACGATAGTGAGCTGGCCGCCATCGCCAACGAGCTGGGCGTACTTCCGGACCAGCGCGTGAAGGCCTTGGTCTTCGTCGAGGGATCGAACGACGTCGAGTTCCTGGAGCGCGTCAGCGCCATGCTGAGGGCCGGCCGGCATTGCAGTTTTTTTCGCAAAAAACGACCTAACCAATTGATTTATTTGGTAAATTCGACTTTATAA
- a CDS encoding error-prone DNA polymerase yields the protein MRAMATALPSYAELQCVSHFTFLHGSSAPEQLVQRAAGLGYHALAIADECTVAGVVKAHLAAKEAGLKLLIGSQMVVTPEDGTPPFSLLILAMNRNGYGNLCELITVARRRAKKGEYLVRPRDIAAPPRDLAALRGMPDCQLILLPRYGAGLDVIERQGAWLLQCAAGRARIALTLHFRSRDQAHKDIVAAVAAQFDLPVVATGDVVMHVRSAKPLQDTMTAIRHGVPVAHCGYRLASNAEQHLRSRVRLGNLYSRAALEETVRVANLCTFSLDELRYEYPVEIVPEGMTPSGYLRQQAHLGAHWRYPAGVPANVQSLIERELELIAEMSYESYFLTVYDIVRFARANKILCQGRGSAANSAVCYCLGVTEVDPSRGTLLFERFISKERNEPPDIDVDFEHQRREEVIQYIYQKYGRTRAALTAVVISYRPKSVLRDVGTALGVDLSIVDKVAKANHGWGGRAELAERMHSCGLDPESDVARKWAFLAEHMMRFPRHMSQHPGGFVISHSKLSRLVPVENASMEDRTIVQWDKDDLDAVGLLKIDILALGMLSAMRRTLELVSARRGEPFELADIPKEDAATYEMICQADTVGVFQIESRAQMSMLPRLKPKTFYDLVIEVAIIRPGPIQGGMIHPYLRRREGTDPVSYPSAEMEAVLSRTLGIPIFQEQVMQIAMVAAGFTAGEADQLRRAMAAWKRKGGLEQFEDKLKTGMAARGYSDDFANGIIGQIRGFAEYGFPESHAASFALLAYASSWMKRHEPAAFLAALLNSQPMGFYSPSQLVQDAVRHGVEVRGVDINISGWEATLEAASGTQPAVRLGLNLIRGMEREAAWRIEEARAVRPFKDLHDLGVRAALDAAQLKLLASANALLEISGNRRQAIWNAAGSVPDRGLLREAQIVEEELMIAPATEGQELVADYRHMGLTLGRHPLSLLRERLHAMRFMPAEILNLYDDARLARGCGLVTVRQRPATAKGVVFLTIEDETGNVNVIVWPSLLEQQRREVMSARLLGVYGQWQCTNNVRHLVAKRLVDLTHLLGDLDTRSRNFH from the coding sequence ATGCGCGCCATGGCAACCGCCCTCCCCTCCTATGCCGAATTGCAGTGCGTGAGCCATTTTACGTTTTTGCATGGATCGTCCGCTCCCGAGCAACTGGTGCAGCGTGCCGCTGGTCTTGGCTATCACGCTCTGGCGATTGCCGACGAATGCACGGTCGCTGGCGTGGTGAAGGCACATCTTGCCGCCAAAGAGGCTGGCCTTAAATTGCTGATCGGCAGCCAGATGGTGGTGACGCCGGAGGATGGCACACCGCCCTTCTCCCTGCTGATCCTGGCCATGAACCGCAATGGTTATGGCAACTTGTGCGAACTGATCACGGTCGCGCGCCGGCGCGCGAAAAAGGGCGAGTATCTTGTGCGGCCTCGCGATATCGCGGCGCCGCCGCGCGATTTGGCTGCGTTGCGAGGTATGCCGGATTGTCAGTTGATCCTGCTGCCACGTTATGGCGCGGGGCTCGACGTCATCGAGCGGCAGGGGGCTTGGTTGCTGCAATGTGCGGCTGGTCGTGCGCGGATCGCACTAACCCTGCACTTCCGGTCACGTGACCAGGCACACAAGGATATCGTCGCTGCTGTCGCTGCGCAGTTCGACTTGCCCGTGGTGGCTACCGGTGATGTGGTAATGCATGTGCGCTCGGCCAAGCCCCTGCAGGATACCATGACCGCAATCCGCCATGGCGTGCCGGTCGCACACTGTGGCTACCGGCTGGCGTCGAACGCCGAACAGCACCTGCGTTCAAGGGTTAGGCTGGGCAATTTATATTCGCGTGCCGCGCTCGAAGAGACGGTCCGCGTCGCAAATCTGTGTACATTTTCGCTCGACGAGTTGCGTTACGAGTACCCGGTGGAGATTGTGCCTGAGGGGATGACGCCGAGTGGCTACTTACGGCAGCAGGCACACCTTGGCGCCCACTGGCGGTATCCAGCCGGCGTGCCGGCCAACGTCCAGTCTCTCATCGAGCGGGAGCTTGAACTGATTGCTGAGATGTCCTACGAAAGCTACTTTCTCACGGTCTACGATATCGTGCGCTTCGCGCGAGCCAACAAGATCCTGTGCCAGGGACGCGGTTCGGCGGCCAACAGCGCCGTGTGCTATTGCCTGGGCGTGACCGAGGTCGATCCATCGCGTGGCACTTTGCTGTTTGAACGATTTATTTCCAAGGAACGCAATGAGCCTCCCGATATTGACGTGGACTTCGAGCACCAGCGGCGCGAGGAGGTGATCCAGTATATCTATCAAAAGTACGGCCGCACTCGCGCGGCGCTCACGGCCGTTGTCATCAGCTATCGCCCGAAGAGCGTATTGCGCGATGTCGGCACGGCGCTCGGCGTAGATCTTTCCATTGTGGACAAGGTAGCCAAGGCCAACCACGGATGGGGAGGGCGGGCCGAACTGGCGGAACGCATGCATAGTTGCGGACTGGATCCCGAGTCCGACGTCGCCAGGAAGTGGGCTTTCCTGGCTGAGCACATGATGCGCTTTCCTCGTCACATGTCACAGCACCCTGGCGGTTTCGTCATCTCGCACAGCAAGCTGTCGCGTCTGGTACCTGTGGAAAATGCCAGCATGGAAGACCGCACCATCGTGCAGTGGGATAAGGATGATCTGGATGCGGTGGGTTTGTTAAAGATCGATATCCTGGCGCTGGGCATGTTGAGTGCCATGCGTCGCACACTGGAGCTGGTATCGGCCAGGCGCGGCGAGCCGTTCGAACTGGCCGATATTCCGAAAGAGGATGCGGCGACCTACGAGATGATCTGCCAGGCTGACACGGTCGGCGTGTTTCAGATCGAGAGCCGTGCGCAGATGTCGATGCTGCCGCGTCTGAAGCCTAAGACGTTTTACGACCTGGTGATCGAGGTGGCCATTATTCGTCCAGGTCCGATTCAAGGGGGGATGATCCATCCCTACCTTCGCCGGCGCGAGGGGACTGACCCCGTGTCTTACCCCAGTGCGGAAATGGAGGCGGTATTGTCACGCACACTGGGCATTCCGATCTTTCAGGAACAAGTCATGCAGATCGCGATGGTCGCTGCCGGTTTCACGGCTGGCGAGGCAGATCAGTTACGCCGTGCCATGGCCGCATGGAAGCGGAAAGGGGGGCTGGAGCAGTTTGAAGACAAGCTCAAAACAGGCATGGCGGCGCGTGGCTACAGCGACGATTTCGCTAACGGCATCATTGGCCAGATCCGGGGATTCGCCGAGTATGGTTTTCCGGAGTCGCATGCTGCCAGTTTTGCCTTGCTCGCCTATGCGTCGAGCTGGATGAAACGCCATGAGCCGGCCGCGTTTCTAGCCGCTCTGCTGAACAGCCAGCCAATGGGTTTTTATAGTCCGTCGCAACTGGTACAGGACGCGGTGCGTCATGGCGTCGAGGTGCGTGGTGTGGACATCAATATCAGCGGCTGGGAGGCCACGCTGGAAGCTGCAAGTGGCACCCAACCAGCGGTACGCCTGGGACTCAACCTGATCCGGGGTATGGAGCGTGAAGCCGCCTGGCGGATCGAGGAGGCGAGGGCGGTGCGGCCGTTCAAGGATCTGCATGACTTGGGCGTACGCGCGGCGCTCGATGCGGCGCAACTGAAATTGCTGGCCAGTGCAAACGCGCTGTTGGAGATCAGCGGCAATCGGCGCCAAGCGATATGGAATGCGGCGGGGAGCGTGCCTGACCGCGGATTATTGCGGGAGGCCCAGATCGTAGAGGAAGAGTTGATGATTGCACCGGCCACAGAAGGGCAGGAACTGGTGGCCGATTACCGCCATATGGGGTTGACGCTCGGCCGTCATCCTCTCTCCTTGTTACGCGAGCGGCTGCACGCGATGCGATTCATGCCGGCGGAGATTCTGAATTTGTATGACGATGCGCGTCTCGCGCGTGGCTGCGGGTTGGTAACTGTGCGGCAGCGTCCGGCGACTGCAAAGGGCGTTGTGTTCTTGACGATTGAAGACGAGACGGGAAACGTCAACGTCATCGTCTGGCCGAGCCTTTTGGAGCAGCAGCGTAGGGAAGTGATGAGCGCACGTCTTCTGGGTGTGTATGGCCAATGGCAGTGTACGAACAATGTCAGGCACCTGGTGGCGAAGCGGCTGGTGGATCTTACCCATCTACTTGGGGATCTGGATACACGCAGTCGCAACTTTCATTGA
- a CDS encoding DNA polymerase Y family protein encodes MKTPLLLTLYLPLLPLETLRPSWSETGAYVVVDGGKVLVASAEATNAGVRVGMRSGGVATIAPGAIMLDRDTEKESRALDSIAMAMLQFTPEVAFTDDFSLLLDVGASLVLFGGPLSLCRWVRDSIRRLGFTGQLGAAPTAEGAWLLAHVKPGRDAPRRRCVQAATLAFRLDGLPCSLVPAAAPFLTWFDGIGAATLSDVRKLPRTGLLRRTSKQLLHALDRAYGDIEEMHRWISVPAKFCAHIETFDRIEHAEALMHGATTLILQLTGWLTVRQLAVITFRLQLEHERGRSAVPPTPVEITLAEPAWKEPHLLRLLKERLAKIELSAPVIGLRLEVVQLEAMQPLTDQLFPEPGGSLADFTRLLELLSARVGSDNVLVPVLSPDHRPEQCNSWGPATAKVTSSTEDELVLDRPCFVLPKPIQLLTRDERPFYLSPLRLIRGPERLEAGWWDAHSVARDYYVAQGTDATCYWIYLERTADRRWFLHGLYA; translated from the coding sequence ATGAAAACGCCTCTGCTGTTAACTTTATACCTGCCCTTATTACCGCTCGAAACGCTGCGCCCGTCTTGGTCTGAGACAGGCGCTTACGTGGTAGTCGATGGTGGAAAAGTGCTTGTCGCTTCGGCAGAGGCGACCAATGCTGGCGTGCGAGTTGGCATGCGCTCTGGTGGTGTGGCAACCATTGCACCTGGTGCGATCATGTTGGATCGCGATACAGAAAAGGAATCGCGTGCGCTCGATTCCATTGCGATGGCGATGCTGCAGTTCACGCCCGAGGTTGCGTTTACCGATGATTTCAGCCTGTTGCTTGATGTCGGTGCCAGTCTTGTGTTGTTTGGCGGTCCGCTTTCGTTGTGTCGGTGGGTACGTGATAGCATCCGCCGCCTCGGCTTTACCGGGCAGCTGGGTGCTGCCCCCACGGCGGAAGGTGCCTGGCTGCTTGCCCACGTAAAGCCTGGCCGTGATGCTCCGCGTAGAAGGTGCGTGCAAGCGGCAACTCTGGCTTTTCGCCTCGACGGGTTACCTTGTTCACTTGTTCCAGCTGCCGCGCCATTCCTTACCTGGTTCGATGGTATCGGCGCCGCCACGCTCAGCGATGTGCGGAAATTGCCGAGGACTGGGCTGCTACGGCGCACGAGCAAGCAGCTCTTGCATGCCCTCGACCGTGCGTATGGCGATATCGAAGAAATGCATCGTTGGATATCGGTGCCGGCGAAATTTTGCGCCCATATCGAAACCTTCGATCGCATCGAACATGCGGAAGCCTTGATGCATGGCGCCACGACATTGATTTTGCAGCTGACAGGTTGGCTCACTGTTCGCCAATTGGCTGTGATTACGTTCAGACTGCAGCTGGAGCACGAACGTGGCCGCTCTGCTGTGCCGCCGACGCCTGTCGAAATCACGTTGGCCGAGCCGGCGTGGAAAGAGCCGCACTTGTTAAGGCTGTTGAAGGAACGCCTGGCCAAGATCGAATTGAGCGCGCCGGTCATCGGTTTACGGCTGGAAGTGGTGCAGCTGGAAGCGATGCAGCCGCTGACCGATCAATTATTTCCGGAGCCAGGTGGTTCGTTGGCCGATTTCACACGCCTGCTGGAATTGTTGTCCGCCAGAGTAGGTTCGGACAACGTTTTGGTGCCGGTGCTGTCCCCGGATCATCGCCCCGAGCAGTGCAACAGCTGGGGGCCGGCCACGGCGAAAGTGACCTCTTCGACCGAAGATGAACTGGTGTTGGATCGTCCGTGTTTTGTGCTGCCCAAGCCCATACAGCTGCTGACGCGCGACGAAAGGCCTTTTTATTTGAGCCCGCTCAGACTCATACGCGGACCCGAGCGGCTCGAGGCTGGCTGGTGGGATGCGCATTCGGTCGCGCGCGACTACTATGTTGCGCAAGGTACAGATGCGACGTGCTACTGGATTTATCTTGAGCGCACTGCGGATCGTCGCTGGTTTTTGCATGGACTGTACGCCTGA
- the imuA gene encoding translesion DNA synthesis-associated protein ImuA produces MALLCSQVCSESSAEVTDPLVISHVWRASELAVSHDVSCSSGYSLLDGELPGAGWPRSSLIELLVQQSGIGELQLLKPLLVKLSDKQRIVLVQPPYIPHSLAFKIWGIDVGRLIWVRAPSTADALWTTEQILKNGSCGAVVFWQNHIRSDSLRRLNLAAQGAETWFWLIRPMTCASEASPASLRLGVRPAMGGVQVEVLKRRGPVSDKTLFIPLADMPTGRHPVHHENASAVNFIPALITARNAAPVLV; encoded by the coding sequence ATGGCTTTGCTCTGTTCTCAAGTCTGTTCTGAATCCTCCGCCGAGGTCACTGATCCCTTGGTGATTTCTCACGTTTGGCGTGCAAGTGAGTTGGCAGTGTCACATGACGTCAGTTGTTCATCGGGATATTCGTTGCTGGATGGAGAGTTACCTGGTGCTGGTTGGCCGCGTTCGTCGCTGATTGAGTTGCTTGTTCAGCAATCGGGCATCGGAGAGTTGCAGTTGCTTAAGCCCTTACTCGTCAAGCTATCGGATAAGCAACGAATTGTATTGGTTCAGCCGCCTTATATTCCGCATTCGCTTGCGTTCAAGATATGGGGTATCGATGTTGGCCGATTGATATGGGTTCGGGCCCCCAGTACCGCGGACGCTCTTTGGACGACGGAACAAATACTAAAAAATGGTAGTTGTGGTGCGGTAGTGTTTTGGCAAAATCATATCCGCTCCGATTCCCTGCGCCGCTTGAATTTGGCGGCCCAGGGCGCGGAAACCTGGTTCTGGCTGATTCGTCCAATGACGTGTGCAAGTGAAGCCTCGCCCGCGTCCCTTCGGCTGGGAGTTCGACCAGCGATGGGTGGTGTCCAGGTTGAGGTGTTAAAGCGACGTGGTCCTGTCTCCGATAAAACCCTATTTATTCCGCTTGCTGATATGCCTACTGGCCGTCACCCCGTGCATCATGAAAACGCCTCTGCTGTTAACTTTATACCTGCCCTTATTACCGCTCGAAACGCTGCGCCCGTCTTGGTCTGA